One genomic segment of Streptomyces sp. RerS4 includes these proteins:
- a CDS encoding ROK family transcriptional regulator, protein MNRGDDTGGRGGANLPALRGHNEALLLDLLRAAGPAGLGRAELAGRTGLTPQAVSKITARLAAEGLVAEAGRGASTGGKPRTLLRLVPGARHAVGVHLDRDELSAVRVDLAGRVVARTGAPLDFGAGPGPVVDAVLEAVLRVRGRAALLGVGVAAPGPLDWRGGVMGRVTGFPEWAGFPLREVLEGRLGLPVVLDKDTNAGVAADAAAGSGSGASVYLHVGTGLGAGLRLDGGIYRGARSAAGEFGHQVLRLDGPRCRCGGRGCLEVLCLEAVARGDVAGAARILGEGAANLVALLDVDRVLLGGRVVDAAPEAFASGVRAALAARGFGTAAVTLADRGVPEGAAELALTPFYTTPLHP, encoded by the coding sequence GTGAACAGGGGCGACGACACGGGCGGACGGGGCGGGGCGAATCTGCCCGCCCTGCGCGGGCACAACGAGGCGCTGCTGCTGGACCTGCTGCGCGCCGCCGGCCCGGCGGGCCTCGGCCGCGCCGAACTGGCCGGCCGTACGGGGCTCACCCCACAGGCCGTCAGCAAGATCACGGCCCGGCTCGCGGCGGAGGGCCTGGTGGCGGAGGCCGGACGGGGGGCCTCCACGGGCGGCAAGCCGCGCACGCTGCTGCGGCTGGTGCCGGGGGCGCGGCACGCGGTCGGGGTGCACCTGGACCGTGACGAGCTGAGCGCGGTACGGGTCGACCTCGCGGGTCGCGTCGTCGCCCGGACCGGCGCACCGCTGGACTTCGGGGCGGGCCCGGGTCCGGTGGTGGACGCGGTACTGGAGGCGGTCCTACGGGTGCGGGGGCGCGCGGCGCTGCTCGGGGTCGGTGTCGCCGCGCCGGGGCCGCTGGATTGGCGCGGCGGGGTGATGGGGCGGGTGACGGGCTTCCCGGAGTGGGCGGGGTTCCCGCTGCGGGAGGTGCTGGAGGGGCGGTTGGGGCTGCCGGTGGTGCTGGACAAGGACACCAACGCCGGGGTCGCGGCGGACGCGGCGGCCGGGTCGGGGTCGGGTGCGTCGGTCTACCTCCACGTGGGGACCGGGCTCGGGGCGGGGCTGCGGCTGGACGGCGGTATCTACCGGGGGGCGCGGTCGGCGGCGGGGGAGTTCGGGCACCAGGTGCTGCGGCTGGACGGGCCGCGGTGTCGGTGCGGGGGGCGGGGCTGCCTGGAGGTGCTCTGCCTGGAGGCGGTGGCCCGGGGTGATGTGGCCGGGGCGGCGCGGATCCTGGGGGAGGGGGCGGCGAACCTGGTCGCGCTGCTGGACGTGGACCGGGTGCTGCTGGGGGGTCGGGTGGTGGACGCGGCCCCGGAGGCGTTCGCCTCGGGCGTCCGCGCGGCCCTGGCGGCCCGGGGCTTCGGCACGGCCGCGGTGACCCTGGCCGACCGGGGCGTCCCGGAAGGCGCCGCCGAACTGGCCCTGACCCCCTTCTACACCACCCCCCTCCACCCCTGA
- a CDS encoding alkaline phosphatase family protein: MPTVLSGRALVVTATATATALLATALGAHTAAAETAAVTAVTASTAATASTDKVLVIGLDGAVLDRVKAANAPNLKGLMAQGLTAKSTLYANPMAATSSGPGWSTIATGVWPDKHGVKDNSFTGKNYTAHPDFLTRVENAKPTLNTYAAADWEPITSTDAGGPIFSAKVDKRLSLKGDRDGYGSEDPKIAAAAAAELRDQNPDAAFVYFGEIDVAGHSHGAAAQQYLDAIGRSDKLVGQLLTAVQNRPTYAQENWKILVTTDHGHTDSGGHGGSTIQERGTFVIAKGAGIPAGSVREDVKLVDVAATALAHVGVPTTGLDGVPLDAPDSDPFDTLRPNLQARVDETGIPAGVKGFTHTPPAGWSVDNSKMGTGGVTEWAGWAFATDEFWSQAQRDQWRELNVRSRDVFAVADSDEWDDKSHTGAFDSTLITPKWAVTGGTTRNLTFQTHYRQEAGQSAQVLVSYNGGTPTVVKSYTADAVAKSESLALQVPAGATDVQVRFRYSGNNNWYWTVDNVRLG, encoded by the coding sequence GTGCCCACTGTCCTGTCAGGACGCGCCCTCGTCGTGACCGCCACCGCCACCGCCACGGCCCTGCTCGCCACCGCACTCGGCGCCCACACCGCCGCCGCCGAAACGGCCGCCGTCACCGCAGTCACCGCCTCCACCGCCGCCACGGCCTCCACCGACAAGGTCCTCGTCATAGGCCTGGACGGCGCGGTCCTCGACCGCGTCAAGGCCGCCAACGCCCCGAACCTGAAGGGTCTGATGGCCCAGGGGCTGACCGCCAAGAGCACCCTGTACGCGAACCCCATGGCCGCCACCTCCTCGGGCCCCGGCTGGTCCACCATCGCCACCGGCGTCTGGCCCGACAAGCACGGCGTGAAGGACAACTCCTTCACCGGCAAGAACTACACGGCCCACCCCGACTTCCTGACCCGCGTCGAGAACGCCAAGCCGACGCTCAACACCTACGCGGCCGCCGACTGGGAGCCCATCACCTCCACCGACGCGGGCGGCCCGATCTTCTCCGCCAAGGTCGACAAACGCCTCAGCCTCAAGGGCGACCGCGACGGCTACGGCTCCGAGGACCCGAAGATCGCCGCCGCGGCCGCCGCCGAACTGCGCGACCAGAACCCGGACGCCGCCTTCGTCTACTTCGGCGAGATCGATGTCGCCGGCCACTCCCACGGCGCCGCCGCTCAGCAGTACCTCGACGCGATCGGCCGCTCGGACAAGCTCGTCGGCCAGCTCCTGACCGCCGTCCAGAACCGCCCGACCTACGCGCAGGAGAACTGGAAGATCCTGGTCACCACCGACCACGGCCACACCGACTCCGGCGGCCACGGCGGCTCGACCATCCAGGAGCGCGGCACCTTCGTCATCGCCAAGGGCGCGGGCATTCCCGCCGGCTCGGTCCGCGAGGACGTCAAGCTGGTCGACGTCGCCGCGACCGCGCTCGCCCACGTCGGCGTCCCCACCACCGGCCTGGACGGCGTCCCGCTCGACGCCCCCGACAGCGACCCCTTCGACACCCTGCGGCCGAACCTCCAGGCCCGGGTGGACGAGACGGGCATCCCCGCCGGGGTCAAGGGCTTCACACACACCCCGCCCGCCGGCTGGTCCGTGGACAACTCCAAGATGGGCACCGGCGGCGTCACCGAGTGGGCCGGCTGGGCCTTCGCGACCGACGAGTTCTGGAGCCAGGCGCAGCGCGACCAGTGGCGCGAGCTGAACGTCCGCTCCCGTGACGTGTTCGCCGTCGCCGACTCCGACGAGTGGGACGACAAGAGCCACACCGGCGCCTTCGACTCCACCCTGATCACCCCCAAGTGGGCGGTGACCGGCGGCACGACGCGCAACCTGACCTTCCAGACGCACTACCGCCAGGAGGCCGGCCAGAGCGCGCAGGTGCTCGTCTCCTACAACGGGGGCACGCCCACCGTCGTGAAGTCCTACACCGCCGACGCCGTCGCCAAGAGCGAGTCCCTCGCGCTCCAGGTCCCGGCCGGCGCCACCGACGTCCAGGTCCGCTTCCGCTACAGCGGGAACAACAACTGGTACTGGACCGTCGACAACGTCCGTCTGGGCTGA
- a CDS encoding phosphonatase-like hydrolase, whose translation MSTKSTTSTTRTHTNSNLIVLDMAGTTVADGGLVERAFERAAERIGVEPGTADHAAKLQYVRDTMGESKISVFRHLFGTEEMARRANTAFEEAYGELVDGGLVAPIPGAREAIDALRADGRTVVLTTGFARVTQDAILDALGWRGLADLTLCPADAGGRGRPYPDMVLAAFLRTGAATDVREVVVAGDTAYDMLSGRRAGAGIVAGVLTGAHTRETLDEHGATHVLASVADLPAVLAGEFDA comes from the coding sequence ATGAGCACCAAGAGCACCACGAGCACCACGAGGACCCACACCAACAGCAACCTGATCGTCCTCGACATGGCCGGCACCACCGTCGCCGACGGCGGCCTCGTCGAGCGCGCCTTCGAGCGCGCCGCCGAACGCATCGGTGTCGAGCCGGGCACCGCCGATCACGCGGCCAAGCTCCAGTACGTCCGCGACACCATGGGCGAGTCGAAGATCTCCGTCTTCCGCCACCTCTTCGGCACGGAGGAGATGGCCCGGCGCGCCAACACCGCCTTCGAGGAGGCGTACGGGGAGCTCGTCGACGGCGGCCTCGTCGCCCCGATCCCCGGCGCCCGCGAGGCCATCGACGCGCTCCGCGCCGACGGCCGCACCGTCGTGCTGACCACCGGCTTCGCCCGCGTCACCCAGGACGCCATCCTCGACGCCCTCGGCTGGCGGGGCCTGGCCGACCTGACCCTGTGCCCCGCCGACGCCGGCGGCCGGGGCCGCCCGTACCCGGACATGGTGCTCGCCGCGTTCCTGCGCACCGGCGCCGCGACCGACGTCCGCGAGGTCGTCGTGGCCGGCGACACGGCCTACGACATGCTCAGCGGCCGGCGCGCCGGAGCCGGGATCGTCGCGGGCGTCCTCACCGGAGCCCACACCCGCGAGACCCTCGACGAGCACGGCGCGACCCACGTCCTGGCCTCCGTCGCCGACCTCCCCGCGGTGCTGGCAGGGGAGTTCGACGCGTGA
- a CDS encoding GntR family transcriptional regulator, giving the protein MEEQIQPHRPGSPVRSGIPEHGRVPKYYAVKARIAELLDELGEGGLLPTERDLAERYEVSRETVRQALRELLLEGRLRRAGRGTVVAGPKLEQPLSLASYTEGVRRQGRRPGRNLIGLERFPCPPDLARGIGAEPGEPVWHLERVLLADDERVGLESTYIRVARAPHLDVDFQPDSSFYGYLRDRLGISFGDADEKLETVLATPREALLIGTPPALPMLLIHRFSRDQDGRPLERVRSLYRGDRFSFTTRLRAE; this is encoded by the coding sequence GTGGAAGAACAGATCCAGCCCCATCGCCCCGGCTCGCCCGTCCGCTCCGGCATCCCCGAGCACGGCCGCGTCCCCAAGTACTACGCCGTCAAGGCCCGCATCGCGGAGCTGCTCGACGAACTCGGCGAAGGCGGCCTGCTGCCCACCGAGCGAGACCTCGCCGAGCGCTACGAGGTGTCCCGCGAGACCGTACGCCAGGCCCTGCGCGAGCTGCTCCTGGAGGGCCGCCTGCGCCGCGCCGGCCGCGGCACCGTCGTCGCCGGCCCGAAGCTGGAGCAGCCGCTCTCCCTCGCGAGCTACACCGAGGGCGTCCGCCGCCAGGGCCGCCGCCCCGGCCGTAACCTCATCGGCCTGGAGCGCTTCCCCTGCCCGCCCGACCTGGCCCGGGGCATCGGCGCCGAGCCCGGCGAGCCCGTCTGGCACCTGGAGCGCGTCCTGCTGGCCGACGACGAGCGGGTCGGCCTGGAGAGCACGTACATCCGCGTGGCCCGCGCCCCGCACCTCGACGTCGATTTCCAGCCGGACTCCTCCTTCTACGGCTACCTCCGCGACCGCCTCGGCATTTCCTTCGGGGACGCCGACGAGAAGTTGGAGACCGTCCTCGCCACCCCCCGCGAGGCCCTGCTGATCGGCACCCCGCCGGCCCTCCCCATGCTGCTGATCCACCGCTTCTCCCGGGATCAGGACGGCCGTCCCCTGGAGCGGGTGCGTTCGCTCTACCGTGGTGATCGGTTCAGCTTCACGACCCGTCTCAGGGCCGAGTAA
- a CDS encoding TIGR03364 family FAD-dependent oxidoreductase, with protein sequence MRVIVVGGGVVGTMHAWQAVERGHEVVQIEREAEARGASLRNFGQIWVSGRAGGEELDTALRARELWERIGARVPGLGFRAIGSLTPVRNAHEYAVAEAAVARPDAAARGYKLITAAEARRINPALRGAFEAALWCERDAAVEPRTAQLHLREALRSTGRYTFLPGREVRDVAGPGAVRDDHGDVHRGDAVVLATGAWLSGLVRELVPDLPVRRVRLQMMQTAPLGEPLTTSVADADSFRYYPAYQSAALDALAAEQAQAPIAAAHKMQLLMVQRLDGGLTIGDTHEYEHPFAFDTLEDPYDHLIGVVESFLGRPLPKIRRRWAGVYAQCTDTTRVVHRQQVAEGVWLVTGPGGRGMTCSPAIAETTANELGW encoded by the coding sequence GTGAGAGTCATAGTCGTCGGAGGCGGCGTGGTCGGCACCATGCACGCCTGGCAAGCAGTGGAACGCGGCCACGAGGTCGTACAGATCGAACGAGAAGCGGAGGCCCGCGGCGCGTCGCTGCGCAATTTCGGCCAGATCTGGGTCAGCGGTCGGGCGGGCGGCGAGGAGCTCGACACCGCCCTGCGGGCCCGTGAGCTGTGGGAGCGCATCGGCGCGCGGGTGCCCGGCCTGGGCTTTCGCGCCATCGGCTCCCTCACCCCGGTGCGCAACGCCCACGAGTACGCGGTCGCCGAGGCGGCCGTGGCCCGGCCCGACGCCGCCGCCCGCGGCTACAAGCTGATCACCGCCGCCGAGGCGCGGCGGATCAATCCGGCCCTGCGCGGCGCGTTCGAGGCCGCCCTGTGGTGCGAGCGGGACGCGGCCGTCGAACCGCGCACCGCACAGCTCCACCTGCGCGAGGCCCTGCGCTCCACCGGCCGCTACACCTTCCTGCCCGGCCGCGAGGTCCGTGACGTGGCCGGCCCCGGCGCCGTCCGCGACGACCACGGCGACGTCCACCGCGGCGACGCCGTCGTCCTCGCCACCGGCGCCTGGCTGTCCGGCCTGGTCCGCGAGCTGGTCCCCGACCTGCCCGTGCGTCGCGTCCGGCTCCAGATGATGCAGACCGCCCCGCTCGGCGAGCCGCTGACCACCTCGGTCGCCGACGCCGACAGCTTCCGCTACTACCCGGCGTACCAGTCCGCCGCCCTGGACGCGCTGGCCGCCGAGCAGGCGCAGGCCCCGATCGCCGCCGCCCACAAGATGCAGCTCCTGATGGTCCAGCGCCTCGACGGCGGACTGACCATCGGCGACACCCACGAGTACGAACACCCCTTCGCGTTCGACACCCTCGAAGACCCCTACGACCACCTCATCGGGGTCGTGGAGTCCTTCCTGGGCCGCCCGCTGCCGAAGATCCGCCGCCGCTGGGCGGGCGTGTACGCGCAGTGCACCGACACCACCCGCGTCGTCCACCGCCAACAGGTGGCCGAGGGCGTCTGGTTGGTGACCGGACCCGGCGGACGCGGGATGACCTGCTCGCCCGCCATAGCCGAGACCACCGCGAACGAACTGGGCTGGTAA
- a CDS encoding 2-aminoethylphosphonate ABC transporter permease subunit: MAEATRQAATVPGALTAVPAPSREARAPDLAPHTPAGPRKPKERRLPRWVWTVPPVAVLALVFLYPLALVVRQSLTPENGGGAFDAYSSVFASHAFREALGTTVWLAVGATVGCLVLGFALALIIAFVPFPGAKGVAKFIDVFLSFPSFLITLALLFIYGTVGMANGAWTDLTGAAEGPFHFLATPWGVLLAEITYFTPFVMRPLLAAFSQLDTAQLEVASSLGAGPARIIRRVILPEALPALAAGGSLVLVMCLNEFGIVLFTGAKDVTTLPMLVYGKAILESDYSAACVVAVVNIAISVGLFGLYRVVGKRAGA; the protein is encoded by the coding sequence ATGGCTGAGGCCACGCGCCAGGCCGCCACCGTCCCCGGTGCCCTCACGGCTGTCCCGGCCCCCTCCCGGGAGGCACGCGCCCCCGACCTTGCGCCCCACACGCCGGCGGGGCCGCGGAAGCCGAAGGAGCGACGGCTGCCCCGCTGGGTGTGGACGGTGCCGCCCGTCGCCGTGCTCGCGCTGGTCTTCCTCTACCCCCTCGCGCTGGTCGTGCGGCAGTCCCTCACCCCCGAGAACGGCGGCGGGGCCTTCGACGCCTACTCCTCCGTCTTCGCCTCGCACGCCTTCCGCGAGGCACTGGGGACCACGGTCTGGCTGGCCGTCGGCGCCACCGTGGGCTGCCTCGTCCTCGGCTTCGCGCTCGCCCTGATCATCGCCTTCGTGCCCTTCCCCGGGGCCAAGGGCGTCGCGAAGTTCATCGACGTCTTCCTTTCCTTCCCCTCCTTCCTCATCACCCTCGCCCTCCTGTTCATCTACGGGACGGTGGGCATGGCCAACGGGGCGTGGACCGACCTGACCGGCGCCGCCGAAGGCCCGTTCCACTTCCTCGCCACCCCCTGGGGCGTCCTGCTCGCGGAGATCACGTACTTCACGCCCTTCGTGATGCGCCCGCTGCTCGCCGCCTTCTCCCAACTGGACACCGCCCAGCTGGAGGTGGCCTCCTCCCTCGGGGCGGGGCCCGCCCGGATCATCCGGCGGGTCATCCTCCCCGAGGCCCTGCCGGCTCTCGCCGCCGGCGGCAGCCTCGTCCTCGTCATGTGCCTCAACGAGTTCGGGATCGTCCTGTTCACCGGAGCCAAGGACGTCACCACGCTCCCGATGCTCGTCTACGGCAAGGCGATCCTCGAATCCGACTACTCGGCCGCCTGCGTGGTCGCCGTCGTCAACATCGCGATCTCCGTCGGCCTCTTCGGCCTCTACCGGGTGGTGGGCAAGCGTGCTGGTGCATAG
- a CDS encoding ABC transporter ATP-binding protein: protein MSGIRFESVSVAYAGHTVLNSLDLTVEPGEVMALLGPSGSGKTTALRAVAGFVRPVAGRVLIGGRDVTALPPHKRGIGMVVQQYALFPHMRVEENVAFGLKAQKAPKAEIPARVTEALEMTGMAAYAKRYPRELSGGQQQRVAIARALAIRPGVLLLDEPLSALDAQLRSGMLAELARLHRELPDVSILYVTHDQVEALTLADRIAVMDQARLQDCGTPQELYRAPRTEFTASFVGNANLLPVTVAEGGAVFEGRPLALDRGRVAPGARATLCVRPHLLGLGEGPNALRGRIAEVQWRGSTHRLYVDIDGHRVKADLPELRETPVLGDEVTLHFEPRDAVLLAAGVSDG, encoded by the coding sequence GTGAGCGGCATCCGGTTCGAGTCCGTATCGGTCGCCTACGCGGGCCACACCGTCCTGAACTCCCTCGACCTGACCGTCGAGCCCGGCGAGGTCATGGCGCTGCTCGGCCCCTCCGGCTCGGGCAAGACCACGGCCCTGCGCGCGGTCGCCGGGTTCGTACGGCCCGTCGCGGGCCGGGTGCTGATCGGCGGCCGGGACGTGACCGCCCTCCCGCCGCACAAGCGCGGCATCGGCATGGTCGTCCAGCAGTACGCGCTGTTCCCGCACATGCGTGTCGAGGAGAACGTCGCCTTCGGCCTCAAGGCGCAGAAGGCGCCCAAGGCGGAGATCCCGGCCCGGGTCACCGAGGCCCTGGAGATGACCGGGATGGCGGCCTACGCCAAGCGCTACCCCCGCGAACTCTCCGGCGGCCAGCAGCAGCGCGTCGCCATCGCCCGCGCCCTCGCCATCCGCCCCGGCGTGCTCCTGCTCGACGAGCCGCTGTCCGCGCTCGACGCCCAGCTGCGCTCCGGGATGCTCGCCGAACTGGCCCGACTGCACCGCGAGCTGCCCGACGTATCGATCCTCTACGTCACGCACGACCAGGTGGAGGCCCTCACCCTGGCCGACCGGATCGCCGTCATGGATCAGGCCCGGCTCCAGGACTGCGGCACCCCGCAGGAGCTGTACCGGGCGCCGCGCACCGAGTTCACCGCGTCCTTCGTCGGCAACGCCAACCTGCTGCCGGTGACGGTGGCCGAGGGCGGCGCCGTCTTCGAGGGCCGCCCGCTCGCCCTCGACCGGGGTCGCGTGGCACCGGGCGCCCGCGCCACGCTGTGCGTACGCCCGCACCTGCTCGGGCTCGGCGAGGGCCCCAACGCCCTGCGCGGACGGATCGCCGAGGTCCAGTGGCGAGGCTCCACCCACCGCCTCTACGTCGACATCGACGGTCACCGCGTCAAGGCCGACCTGCCCGAGCTGCGCGAGACCCCGGTGCTGGGCGACGAGGTGACCCTGCACTTCGAGCCCCGCGACGCGGTGCTGCTGGCCGCGGGGGTGTCCGATGGCTGA
- a CDS encoding 2-aminoethylphosphonate ABC transporter substrate-binding protein: MTGNKHLRLTAAVTGGLALTAALTACGGSTSSPSAAGGDSGKGGGEKVVTVYSADGLKSEKGDGWYDKVFAGFTKKTGIEVKYVEGGSGEMVQRAVREKTNTQADVLITLPPFIQQADGKGLLQAYAPQGADKVSGADKAADGKWTSVVNNYFGFIYNKKELSQAPRTWEELLDGRFKGKLQYSTPGVAGDGTAVLIKSMHDFGGKEPAMEYLKKLQANNVGPSSSTSKLAPKTDKGELLVANGDVQMNFAQSKSMPNIGIWFPAKDGGKPTTFALPYAAGLVDKAPHTENGKKLLDYMLGEEAQKLVSEVGGGFPARGDIKPTDANAVELTKIMSGVEVFEPDWADIDKNLTAYVDAWKSATGS; this comes from the coding sequence ATGACCGGCAACAAGCACCTGCGCCTCACCGCCGCCGTCACCGGCGGCCTCGCCCTCACCGCCGCCCTCACCGCCTGCGGCGGATCCACCTCCTCCCCCTCCGCCGCCGGCGGCGACTCCGGCAAGGGCGGCGGCGAGAAGGTCGTCACCGTCTACAGCGCCGACGGCCTCAAGAGCGAGAAGGGCGACGGCTGGTACGACAAGGTGTTCGCCGGCTTCACCAAGAAGACGGGCATCGAGGTCAAGTACGTCGAGGGCGGCTCGGGCGAGATGGTGCAGCGCGCCGTCCGCGAGAAGACCAACACCCAGGCCGACGTCCTGATCACGCTGCCCCCCTTCATCCAGCAGGCCGACGGCAAGGGCCTGCTCCAGGCCTACGCCCCGCAGGGCGCCGACAAGGTCAGCGGCGCCGACAAGGCCGCCGACGGCAAGTGGACCTCCGTCGTCAACAACTACTTCGGCTTCATCTACAACAAGAAGGAGCTGTCCCAGGCCCCCAGGACCTGGGAAGAGCTGCTGGACGGCAGGTTCAAGGGCAAGCTCCAGTACTCCACCCCCGGCGTCGCGGGCGACGGCACGGCCGTGCTCATCAAGTCGATGCACGACTTCGGCGGCAAGGAGCCGGCGATGGAGTACCTGAAGAAGCTCCAGGCCAACAATGTCGGTCCGTCGTCCTCCACCAGCAAGCTCGCGCCGAAGACCGACAAGGGCGAGCTGCTCGTCGCCAACGGTGACGTCCAGATGAACTTCGCTCAGTCCAAGTCCATGCCGAACATCGGCATCTGGTTCCCCGCCAAGGACGGCGGCAAGCCCACCACCTTCGCCCTCCCGTACGCGGCCGGCCTCGTGGACAAGGCCCCGCACACCGAGAACGGCAAGAAGCTCCTCGACTACATGCTCGGCGAGGAGGCCCAGAAGCTGGTCAGCGAGGTCGGCGGCGGCTTCCCGGCCCGCGGCGACATCAAGCCGACCGACGCCAACGCCGTCGAACTCACCAAGATCATGAGCGGTGTCGAGGTCTTCGAGCCCGACTGGGCCGACATCGACAAGAACCTCACCGCCTACGTCGACGCGTGGAAGTCCGCGACCGGCAGCTGA
- a CDS encoding ABC transporter permease subunit: MLVHSKTGRWAAWALFGLLFLPLFALPLLVVVAASFSTHWSGAFPSGPTTENYATAVRGESLQALTTSLVTALVASLLALTVGTWAALAAAGLRKRGKSSLDALFMLPVAVPSVVVGLAVLVAFSKPPLLLNGTSSIVILAHTVLVTAFAHQSVSAAIIRLDPAYEQAAASLGARPAYVLWRVKLPLLLPSLTAAAGLCFALSTGELSATMMLYPPDWMPLPVRIFTATDRGSLFSGSAVAVVLMATTLLVLLAVSRVRTRATYR; encoded by the coding sequence GTGCTGGTGCATAGCAAGACCGGCCGCTGGGCCGCCTGGGCCCTCTTCGGCCTCCTCTTCCTGCCCCTCTTCGCCCTGCCGCTGCTCGTCGTGGTCGCCGCGTCCTTCTCGACCCACTGGTCCGGAGCCTTCCCCTCCGGCCCCACCACCGAGAACTACGCCACCGCCGTACGGGGCGAATCCCTCCAGGCGCTCACCACCTCGCTGGTCACCGCCCTGGTCGCGAGCCTGCTCGCGCTCACCGTCGGCACCTGGGCGGCCCTGGCCGCGGCCGGGCTGAGGAAGCGCGGCAAGAGCTCCCTCGACGCCCTGTTCATGCTGCCGGTCGCCGTACCGTCCGTCGTCGTCGGCCTCGCCGTACTGGTCGCGTTCAGCAAGCCCCCGCTGCTGCTCAACGGCACGAGCTCGATCGTGATCCTCGCGCACACCGTTCTTGTCACGGCGTTCGCCCACCAGTCGGTTTCGGCCGCCATCATCCGTCTCGACCCCGCGTACGAACAGGCGGCCGCCTCCCTGGGCGCCCGTCCCGCGTACGTGCTGTGGCGGGTCAAGCTCCCCCTCCTGCTGCCGTCCCTCACCGCGGCCGCCGGACTCTGCTTCGCCCTGTCCACGGGCGAGCTGAGCGCCACGATGATGCTCTACCCGCCGGACTGGATGCCCCTCCCGGTCCGGATCTTCACCGCCACCGACCGCGGTTCGCTCTTCAGCGGCTCCGCCGTCGCCGTGGTCCTGATGGCCACCACCCTGCTGGTGCTCCTGGCCGTCTCGCGCGTCCGCACCAGAGCCACGTACCGCTGA
- a CDS encoding HAD-IIA family hydrolase, whose protein sequence is MAERKPIESWLTDMDGVLIHEGTPIPGADAFIKRLRESGKPFLVLTNNSIYTPRDLQARLSRMGLDVPVENIWTSALATAKFLDDQRPGGTAYVIGEAGLTTALHDIGYILTDHEPDYVVLGETRTYSFEAMTKAVRLINGGARFICTNPDETGPSTEGPLPATGAVAALITKATGKRPYFAGKPNPLMMRTGLNAIGAHSESSAMIGDRMDTDVLAGLEAGMQTFLVLTGLTTAEDTEKFPYRPTKTVDSIADLVDLV, encoded by the coding sequence GTGGCAGAGCGCAAGCCGATCGAATCCTGGCTCACCGACATGGACGGGGTCCTCATCCACGAGGGCACCCCCATCCCCGGCGCCGACGCCTTCATCAAGCGGTTGCGCGAATCCGGCAAGCCCTTCCTGGTGCTGACCAACAACTCCATCTACACCCCGCGCGACCTCCAGGCCCGGCTCAGCCGCATGGGCCTCGACGTCCCCGTCGAGAACATCTGGACCTCGGCGCTCGCCACCGCCAAGTTCCTCGACGACCAGCGCCCCGGCGGCACCGCGTACGTCATCGGCGAGGCGGGCCTGACCACCGCCCTGCACGACATCGGCTACATCCTGACCGACCACGAGCCCGACTACGTGGTCCTCGGCGAGACCCGCACCTACAGCTTCGAGGCCATGACCAAGGCCGTCCGGCTGATCAACGGCGGCGCCCGCTTCATCTGCACCAACCCCGACGAGACCGGCCCCTCCACCGAGGGCCCCCTCCCGGCGACCGGCGCCGTCGCCGCGCTGATCACCAAGGCGACCGGCAAGAGGCCGTACTTCGCCGGCAAGCCGAACCCGCTGATGATGCGTACGGGCCTCAACGCGATCGGCGCGCACTCCGAGAGCAGCGCGATGATCGGCGACCGCATGGACACCGACGTGCTGGCCGGGCTGGAGGCGGGCATGCAGACCTTCCTCGTCCTGACCGGACTGACCACGGCCGAGGACACCGAGAAGTTCCCCTACCGCCCGACCAAGACGGTCGACTCGATCGCCGATCTGGTCGACCTGGTCTGA